A single region of the Streptomyces sp. AM 4-1-1 genome encodes:
- the soxR gene encoding redox-sensitive transcriptional activator SoxR — protein MPQIPHSLHELTVGQLSARSGAAVSALHFYEAKGLIRSRRTSGNQRRFSRDTLRRVAFVRAAQRVGIPLATIRDALAELPEERTPTHDDWARLSETWRSELDERITQLGRLRDHLSDCIGCGCLSLETCVLSNPDDISGDRLTGSRLMPERPRRT, from the coding sequence GTGCCACAGATCCCACACTCACTCCATGAACTCACGGTCGGCCAGCTCTCCGCACGCAGCGGGGCCGCGGTGTCCGCCCTGCACTTCTACGAGGCCAAGGGCCTGATCCGCAGCCGCCGCACCAGCGGCAACCAGCGCCGGTTCAGCAGGGACACACTGCGCCGGGTCGCCTTCGTGCGGGCGGCCCAGCGCGTCGGTATACCGCTCGCCACCATCAGGGACGCCCTCGCCGAGCTGCCGGAGGAGCGCACCCCCACCCACGACGACTGGGCGCGGCTCTCCGAGACGTGGCGCTCCGAGCTGGACGAGCGGATCACGCAGCTGGGCCGGTTGCGCGACCACCTCAGCGACTGCATCGGCTGCGGCTGTCTGTCACTGGAGACCTGTGTGCTCTCCAACCCCGACGACATCTCCGGGGACCGGCTGACAGGCTCCCGGCTGATGCCCGAACGCCCGAGAAGGACCTGA
- a CDS encoding SGNH/GDSL hydrolase family protein, which yields MKLSGVVAFSSSLILGAVLALTGAGVADAAAESRSVDYVALGDSYSSGVGSGGYDSASGACKRSRHAYPALWATANSPSSFAFTACSGALTSDVTASQLGPLNSSTDLVSLSIGGNDAGFADVMTTCVLQSEATCLGRVATARAYVDSTLPGRLDSVYAAIHAKAPSARVVVLGYPRFYQLGGGCLAGLSEKERTAINGAADHLNTVTAKRAADHGFTFGDVAGRFAGHEICSSGPWLHSVNWLDIGESYHPTAAGQSGGYLPVLASAA from the coding sequence ATGAAACTTTCCGGAGTGGTGGCGTTCTCGTCCTCGCTCATCCTCGGTGCCGTACTCGCGCTGACCGGTGCGGGCGTCGCCGACGCCGCGGCCGAGAGCCGGTCCGTCGACTACGTGGCGCTCGGCGATTCGTACTCGTCCGGCGTCGGCTCGGGCGGCTACGACAGCGCGAGCGGCGCCTGCAAGCGCAGCCGGCACGCCTACCCGGCGCTCTGGGCGACGGCCAACTCGCCCTCGTCGTTCGCCTTCACCGCTTGCTCGGGCGCCCTCACGAGTGATGTGACGGCGAGTCAGCTCGGGCCGCTCAACTCCTCGACCGACCTCGTCTCCCTCTCCATCGGCGGCAACGACGCGGGCTTCGCCGATGTCATGACCACCTGTGTCCTCCAGTCCGAGGCCACCTGTCTCGGCCGGGTCGCCACGGCCCGCGCCTACGTCGACTCCACCCTGCCGGGCAGGCTCGACTCGGTGTACGCGGCGATCCACGCCAAGGCGCCCTCCGCACGCGTCGTCGTCCTCGGCTATCCCCGCTTCTACCAGCTCGGCGGCGGGTGCCTCGCCGGGCTGAGCGAGAAGGAGAGGACGGCCATCAACGGCGCGGCCGACCATCTGAACACGGTGACCGCCAAACGCGCCGCCGATCACGGCTTCACCTTCGGTGACGTCGCCGGACGGTTCGCCGGGCACGAGATCTGTTCGAGCGGCCCGTGGCTGCACAGCGTGAACTGGCTCGACATCGGCGAGTCCTACCACCCCACCGCCGCCGGACAGTCGGGCGGCTATCTGCCCGTCCTCGCCTCGGCCGCCTGA
- a CDS encoding DMT family transporter codes for MTTTPAPAAAPTRDWRAPAAASVTVVLWASAFVSIRSAGEAYSPGALALGRLLAGSLTLGVICLVRREGFPTRAAWPGIIGSGLLWFGLYMVVLNWGERQVDAGTAAMVVNVGPILIALLGARLLGEGLPRRLVAGLVVSFAGAAVVGLSMSGQGGASVLGVLLCLLAAAAYAGGVVSQKPALRHGSALRITAFGCLVGTAGCLPFSGALVSEAAEAPLSATLNMVYLGVFPTALAFTTWAYALARTTAGRMGATTYAVPALVVVMSWLLLDEVPAALTVAGGLLCLAGVAVSRTRASRPRG; via the coding sequence ATGACGACGACACCCGCCCCCGCCGCCGCACCGACGCGCGACTGGCGAGCACCGGCGGCGGCCTCCGTCACCGTGGTGCTCTGGGCCTCCGCCTTCGTTTCCATCCGCAGCGCGGGCGAGGCGTACTCCCCCGGCGCGCTGGCCCTCGGCAGGCTGCTCGCCGGCAGCCTGACCCTCGGCGTGATCTGCCTGGTGCGCCGCGAGGGCTTCCCGACGAGGGCGGCGTGGCCGGGGATCATCGGCTCGGGGCTGCTCTGGTTCGGGCTGTACATGGTGGTGCTGAACTGGGGTGAGCGGCAGGTCGACGCCGGGACGGCCGCCATGGTCGTCAATGTCGGACCGATCCTGATCGCCCTCCTCGGTGCCCGGCTGCTCGGCGAGGGGCTTCCGCGCCGGCTGGTGGCGGGCCTGGTGGTGTCGTTCGCGGGCGCGGCCGTGGTCGGGCTGTCGATGTCCGGGCAGGGCGGCGCGTCGGTGCTGGGGGTGCTGCTCTGTCTGCTGGCCGCGGCGGCGTACGCGGGCGGGGTGGTGAGCCAGAAGCCCGCCCTGCGGCACGGCTCCGCGCTCCGGATCACGGCCTTCGGCTGCCTGGTGGGCACGGCCGGCTGTCTGCCGTTCTCCGGAGCGCTGGTGTCGGAGGCCGCCGAGGCACCGCTGTCGGCCACCCTGAACATGGTCTATCTGGGCGTGTTCCCGACCGCGCTCGCCTTCACCACCTGGGCGTACGCCCTGGCCCGCACCACCGCGGGGCGGATGGGCGCCACCACGTACGCGGTGCCCGCGCTGGTGGTGGTGATGTCCTGGCTGCTGCTCGACGAGGTCCCGGCCGCGCTCACCGTGGCGGGCGGTCTGCTCTGTCTGGCCGGGGTGGCGGTGTCCCGTACGCGTGCCTCGCGGCCCAGGGGCTGA
- a CDS encoding glycosyltransferase family 2 protein, which yields MSPRDFSVVICVHTEDRWDDILAAVASVRAQSLPARETLLVVDHNPALLDRLAQKYEKPGTDKAHGAGGAGEGSAWVRVLANAGPRGLSAGRNTGVAAARAEIVAFLDDDAVAERDWLRHFDRAYDDPRVMAVGGRTVPAWASGRRPVWFPEEFDWIVGCTYKGLPPGRVRVRNVLGGNASFRRTAFEVTGGFATGIGRGGGNRPLGGEETELCVRLARALPRAVLLIDDRAVVHHRVPGPRERFGYFRSRAYAEGLSKALVTRSVGVGKGLESERRYTTRVLPAGVVRGVRDALLGRPGGAGRAGAIVTGVAAAVGGYLLGSVRVRSGRTTFSVPPPVAPVAQRPGHHAGRPAGHGGERC from the coding sequence GTGAGTCCACGGGACTTCTCCGTGGTCATCTGCGTCCACACCGAGGACCGCTGGGACGACATCCTCGCGGCGGTCGCCTCGGTACGGGCCCAGTCGCTGCCCGCCAGGGAGACGCTGCTGGTGGTGGACCACAATCCGGCCCTGCTGGACCGGCTGGCCCAGAAGTACGAGAAGCCCGGGACGGACAAGGCGCACGGGGCGGGCGGGGCGGGCGAGGGATCGGCGTGGGTGCGCGTGCTCGCCAACGCGGGCCCCCGTGGGCTCTCGGCGGGCCGCAACACCGGGGTCGCCGCCGCCCGCGCCGAGATCGTCGCCTTCCTCGACGACGACGCCGTGGCCGAGCGTGACTGGCTGCGCCACTTCGACCGGGCGTACGACGACCCCCGGGTGATGGCCGTCGGTGGCCGTACCGTGCCCGCCTGGGCCTCCGGCCGGCGGCCCGTCTGGTTCCCCGAGGAGTTCGACTGGATCGTCGGCTGCACGTACAAGGGGCTGCCCCCGGGCAGGGTCCGGGTGCGCAATGTGCTCGGGGGCAACGCGTCCTTCCGGCGTACCGCGTTCGAGGTCACGGGCGGGTTCGCCACCGGCATCGGGCGGGGCGGCGGCAACCGGCCGCTGGGCGGCGAGGAGACCGAGCTGTGCGTCAGGCTGGCCAGGGCGCTGCCCCGGGCGGTGCTGCTGATCGACGACCGCGCGGTCGTCCACCACAGGGTGCCGGGGCCCCGCGAACGGTTCGGCTACTTCCGCTCCCGGGCCTACGCGGAAGGTCTCTCCAAGGCCCTGGTCACCCGAAGTGTCGGGGTGGGCAAGGGACTTGAGTCGGAACGCCGCTACACCACCCGGGTGCTGCCCGCCGGGGTGGTCCGTGGGGTGCGGGACGCGCTGCTCGGCCGGCCGGGGGGCGCGGGCCGGGCGGGCGCCATCGTGACCGGGGTGGCGGCGGCCGTGGGCGGCTATCTGCTGGGGAGCGTACGGGTCAGGAGCGGCCGTACGACGTTCTCCGTACCGCCGCCCGTCGCCCCCGTGGCACAGCGGCCCGGTCACCACGCCGGCCGCCCCGCCGGGCACGGTGGTGAACGGTGCTGA
- a CDS encoding polysaccharide deacetylase family protein gives MYHAVAHRPAPAVHRLSVSPGAFRAQMAVLAERGLTPLTTAALGRAWRTGGPLPPRPVLITFDDGYEGVHRYALPVLAAHGFAATVFVTTGWLRGPYEEAGAPDTMLDWHQVRELAAAGAEIGGHSHTHPELDQLDDGRLRSETVRCREIIGAELGAAPASFAHPYGYSDRRVRRAVRTAGFAQSLAVGNALARRGQGPYALERVTVRRGTTPREFDRMITGRPAGRDFAVDRALTKGYAVVRRTRRALRSAAGPGR, from the coding sequence ATGTACCACGCCGTCGCCCACCGCCCGGCCCCGGCGGTCCACCGCCTCTCGGTCTCGCCCGGGGCGTTCCGCGCCCAGATGGCGGTGCTGGCGGAGCGTGGCCTGACCCCGCTCACCACGGCGGCGCTCGGCCGGGCCTGGCGGACCGGCGGGCCGCTGCCGCCCCGGCCGGTGCTGATCACCTTCGACGACGGTTACGAGGGGGTGCACCGGTACGCGCTGCCGGTGCTCGCCGCCCACGGGTTCGCGGCCACCGTCTTCGTCACCACGGGCTGGCTGCGCGGTCCCTACGAGGAGGCGGGCGCGCCCGACACCATGCTGGACTGGCACCAGGTCCGCGAACTGGCCGCGGCGGGTGCGGAGATCGGCGGCCACAGCCACACCCATCCGGAGCTGGACCAGCTGGACGACGGGCGGCTGCGGTCCGAGACCGTGCGGTGCCGGGAGATCATCGGCGCTGAACTGGGCGCGGCACCGGCCTCGTTCGCCCATCCGTACGGCTACTCCGACCGCCGGGTCCGGCGGGCCGTGCGGACCGCGGGCTTCGCCCAGTCCCTCGCCGTGGGCAACGCCCTGGCCCGGCGCGGGCAGGGACCGTACGCCCTGGAACGGGTCACGGTCCGGCGCGGCACCACCCCGCGGGAGTTCGACCGGATGATCACCGGCCGGCCGGCCGGCCGTGACTTCGCGGTGGACCGGGCGCTCACCAAGGGGTACGCCGTCGTACGGAGGACCCGTCGGGCGCTCCGGTCCGCCGCCGGGCCGGGGCGGTGA
- a CDS encoding TetR/AcrR family transcriptional regulator: MSTAQESDGDSTPWDEVTPEAARRLLVAAVDAFAERGYHATTTRDIAGRAGMSPAALYIHYRTKEELLHRISRIGHDRALLVLETAADGDGTASERLSAAVRSFVRWHAERHTTARVVQYELDALGEEHRAEIVALRRRSDAVIRRIIGEGVAAGEFDVQDVPGTTLAVLSLCIDVARWFNTRGSRTPDEVGDLYAGLVLRMVGSDGGRPGARQK; encoded by the coding sequence ATGAGTACGGCGCAGGAGAGCGACGGCGACAGCACGCCGTGGGACGAGGTGACGCCGGAGGCCGCCAGGAGGCTGCTCGTCGCAGCCGTGGACGCCTTCGCCGAGCGTGGCTACCACGCCACCACCACCCGGGACATCGCGGGCCGGGCCGGGATGAGCCCGGCCGCGCTCTACATCCACTACAGGACGAAGGAAGAACTCCTCCACCGGATCAGCCGGATCGGCCACGACCGGGCCCTGCTCGTCCTGGAGACGGCGGCCGACGGCGACGGCACGGCCTCCGAACGGCTCTCCGCCGCCGTCAGGTCCTTCGTCCGCTGGCACGCCGAGCGGCACACCACCGCCCGCGTCGTGCAGTACGAACTCGACGCCCTCGGCGAGGAGCACCGCGCGGAGATCGTCGCCCTGCGCCGCAGGAGCGACGCGGTGATCCGGCGGATCATCGGCGAGGGCGTGGCCGCGGGGGAGTTCGACGTCCAGGACGTCCCCGGCACCACGCTGGCCGTGCTCTCGCTCTGCATCGACGTCGCGCGCTGGTTCAACACCCGGGGGAGCCGGACGCCCGACGAGGTCGGCGATCTCTACGCGGGGCTCGTCCTGCGCATGGTCGGGAGCGACGGCGGACGGCCGGGCGCCCGTCAGAAGTAG
- the hmgA gene encoding homogentisate 1,2-dioxygenase produces MSGIEQARKTAEDLAYHAGFGNQHSSEAVAGALPHGRNSPQRAPLGLYAEQVSGSAFTEPRAHNRRSWLYRIRPSAAHPPFVRVDNRSIRTAPFTESVPDPNRLRWNPLPEPAPGTDFLAGLWTLGGNGDATTRTGMAVHLYHANSPMRDRVFSDADGELLIVPERGGLLIRTEMGLLRADPGHVALIPRGVRFRVELLDTTARGYVCENYGQPFTLPELGPIGANGLANARDFLAPAAAYEDRGGPVEVINKFCGNLWSATYDHSPLDVVAWHGNHTPYVYDLRRFNVIGSISYDHPDPSIFTVLTSPSDTPGLAGVDFVVFAPRWLVGENTFRPPYFHRNVMSEYMGLIEGAYDAKADGFLPGGGSLHNMMSAHGPDRETFDRASAAELRPQKIDDGLAFMFETRWPVTATGQAATAGHLQRGYDDVWQGLERNFRP; encoded by the coding sequence ATGAGCGGCATCGAGCAGGCGAGGAAAACCGCGGAAGATCTGGCGTATCACGCCGGTTTCGGCAATCAGCACAGCTCCGAGGCGGTCGCGGGGGCCCTGCCGCACGGCCGCAACTCCCCGCAACGGGCCCCCCTGGGGCTGTACGCCGAGCAGGTGAGCGGATCGGCCTTCACCGAGCCGCGCGCCCACAACCGCCGCTCCTGGCTCTACCGCATCCGCCCCTCGGCGGCCCATCCGCCGTTCGTCCGCGTCGACAACAGGTCGATCCGTACCGCGCCGTTCACCGAGAGCGTCCCCGACCCCAACCGGCTGCGCTGGAACCCGCTGCCCGAACCGGCCCCCGGCACCGACTTCCTGGCCGGGCTGTGGACCCTGGGCGGCAACGGTGACGCGACCACACGCACCGGCATGGCCGTACACCTCTACCACGCCAACTCCCCCATGCGGGACCGGGTGTTCTCCGACGCCGATGGTGAACTGCTGATCGTCCCGGAGCGGGGCGGGCTGCTGATCCGCACCGAGATGGGTCTGCTGCGCGCCGATCCCGGACATGTGGCGCTGATCCCGCGCGGTGTCCGGTTCCGGGTGGAACTCCTCGACACCACCGCCCGCGGCTACGTCTGTGAGAACTACGGACAGCCGTTCACCCTGCCCGAGCTGGGCCCGATCGGCGCCAACGGGCTGGCGAACGCCCGGGACTTCCTGGCGCCCGCCGCCGCGTACGAGGACCGCGGGGGCCCGGTCGAGGTGATCAACAAGTTCTGCGGGAACCTCTGGTCCGCGACCTACGACCACTCACCGCTGGACGTCGTCGCCTGGCACGGCAACCACACCCCGTACGTCTACGACCTGCGGCGCTTCAACGTCATCGGCTCCATCAGCTACGACCATCCCGACCCGTCGATCTTCACCGTGCTGACCTCGCCCTCCGACACCCCGGGGCTCGCCGGGGTCGACTTCGTCGTCTTCGCACCGCGCTGGCTGGTCGGCGAGAACACGTTCCGGCCGCCGTACTTCCACCGCAACGTGATGAGCGAGTACATGGGGCTGATCGAGGGGGCGTACGACGCCAAGGCGGACGGATTCCTGCCCGGCGGCGGTTCGCTGCACAACATGATGTCGGCCCACGGGCCCGACCGCGAGACGTTCGACCGGGCGAGCGCCGCGGAACTGCGACCGCAGAAGATCGACGACGGTCTCGCCTTCATGTTCGAGACCCGCTGGCCGGTCACGGCGACCGGGCAGGCCGCGACCGCCGGACACCTCCAGCGTGGGTACGACGACGTGTGGCAGGGTCTCGAACGCAACTTCCGGCCGTAG
- a CDS encoding glycosyltransferase family 2 protein: MSSVLRPAVPGRDTSPLPSPAGTTAASSSSAARIPAGYRPISSHLAIAPPVSVVIPAMNEAANLPHVFGSLPGWIHEVVLVDGASTDDTVRVARELWPDIVVVEQAGKGKGDALISGFDACTGDIIVMVDADGSANGEEIVSYVSALVGGADFAKGSRFANGGGTDDMTPVRRLGNRVLCAVVNRKFGARYTDLCYGYNAFWKHCLDRISLDCTGFEIETLMNIRVVKAGLRVQEVPSHEYNRIHGVSNLSAVRDGLRVLKVILREKRVRRPGRRPAAVPVVSGQGDAS; encoded by the coding sequence ATGAGTTCAGTTCTGCGCCCGGCCGTTCCGGGCCGGGATACGTCGCCGCTGCCGTCCCCTGCCGGGACGACGGCCGCGTCGTCCTCGTCCGCCGCCCGAATACCGGCCGGCTACCGGCCGATCTCCTCCCATCTCGCGATAGCGCCCCCGGTCAGCGTGGTGATCCCCGCGATGAACGAGGCGGCGAACCTTCCCCATGTGTTCGGGTCCCTGCCCGGGTGGATTCATGAGGTCGTCCTGGTCGACGGGGCGTCCACCGACGACACCGTGCGGGTCGCCCGCGAGCTGTGGCCGGACATCGTGGTGGTCGAGCAGGCGGGCAAGGGCAAGGGCGACGCCCTCATCAGCGGGTTCGACGCCTGCACGGGCGACATCATCGTCATGGTCGACGCGGACGGCTCGGCGAACGGCGAGGAGATCGTCAGCTACGTCTCGGCCCTCGTCGGCGGCGCCGACTTCGCCAAGGGCTCCAGATTCGCCAACGGCGGTGGTACGGACGACATGACACCGGTCCGCAGACTCGGCAACCGCGTGCTGTGCGCGGTGGTCAACCGCAAGTTCGGGGCGCGCTACACCGACCTCTGCTACGGCTACAACGCCTTCTGGAAACACTGCCTGGACCGGATCTCCCTCGACTGCACCGGCTTCGAGATCGAGACGCTGATGAACATCCGGGTCGTCAAGGCGGGGCTGCGGGTCCAGGAGGTACCCAGCCACGAGTACAACCGGATTCACGGCGTCAGCAATCTCAGCGCGGTGCGGGACGGCCTGCGGGTGCTCAAAGTGATCCTCCGGGAGAAGCGCGTCCGCCGCCCCGGCCGCCGCCCGGCCGCCGTACCCGTCGTCTCCGGCCAGGGGGACGCGTCGTGA
- a CDS encoding YiaA/YiaB family inner membrane protein → MSETTSVEQQSTAAFHGQAVASFGVAMGAVALGIFFLDANAWVRGFLAIGVLYLITSCFTLAKVIRDRQEAGRLVSRVDQARLEKILAEHDPFQKL, encoded by the coding sequence ATGAGTGAGACGACATCGGTCGAGCAGCAGAGCACCGCCGCCTTCCACGGGCAGGCCGTCGCGTCCTTCGGGGTCGCCATGGGCGCCGTGGCCCTCGGCATCTTCTTCCTCGACGCCAACGCCTGGGTCCGCGGCTTCCTGGCGATCGGCGTCCTGTACCTGATCACTTCGTGCTTCACCCTCGCCAAGGTGATCCGGGACCGGCAGGAGGCGGGCCGGCTCGTCAGCCGCGTCGACCAGGCCAGACTGGAGAAGATCCTCGCCGAGCACGACCCCTTCCAGAAGCTCTGA
- a CDS encoding type ISP restriction/modification enzyme: MAARVAAAEGAGGVAGPDDPLLDDLMPWSVRPPRTGRPWVTAPDAASLKARWERLVRAEGAEQERLFRPSRSRGPRTPVAALPGTRAGGTGPFARRPGPYPDPVRIAHGPFDEWWLIPDHRLIDAARPELWRVADDRQVFAVEHGHGPRDTGPALTATTLLPDGHSPVGQPGRVRPLYRRPGAEEPNLAPGLLTSLRARYGRSGGEPVSEESVLAWVLATAYASPAGCRVPLPADTALWTAGVSLGRELLRIQLRGTRGGERPRLPGGRRPYVRAAVTSWPAAPAYDPEGEVLSLGDGRISPVPPGAWEFRVGGARVLELWFAGRVPDPAGADAPAGLEAVGPARWPQEWTSELLELITVLALLAELLPQQTELRAALTAGPVVSERELRAAGVLPVPAAARRPASVLGRREEGPDGQFALL; this comes from the coding sequence GTGGCAGCACGCGTGGCGGCGGCCGAAGGCGCGGGCGGCGTCGCCGGTCCCGACGATCCCCTGCTCGACGATCTGATGCCGTGGTCGGTCCGTCCGCCGCGCACCGGCCGCCCCTGGGTGACCGCTCCGGACGCCGCGTCACTGAAGGCCCGCTGGGAGCGGCTGGTACGGGCGGAGGGCGCCGAGCAGGAGCGACTGTTCCGGCCGAGCAGGTCCCGGGGCCCCCGTACGCCCGTCGCCGCCCTGCCGGGGACGCGGGCCGGCGGCACCGGCCCGTTCGCCCGCAGGCCGGGCCCGTACCCCGATCCGGTGCGGATCGCGCACGGCCCGTTCGACGAGTGGTGGCTGATCCCCGACCACCGGTTGATCGACGCCGCCCGCCCCGAGCTGTGGCGGGTCGCCGACGACCGGCAGGTCTTCGCCGTGGAACACGGTCACGGCCCCCGGGACACCGGCCCCGCGCTGACCGCGACCACGCTGCTGCCGGACGGCCACTCCCCCGTCGGCCAGCCCGGCCGGGTGCGGCCGCTCTACCGGCGCCCGGGCGCCGAGGAGCCCAATCTCGCTCCGGGGCTGCTCACGTCGCTGCGCGCCCGGTACGGGAGGAGCGGTGGCGAGCCGGTCTCGGAGGAGTCCGTGCTGGCGTGGGTGCTCGCGACGGCGTACGCCTCGCCCGCCGGATGCCGGGTCCCGTTGCCCGCCGACACCGCGCTCTGGACGGCGGGGGTGTCGCTGGGCCGGGAGCTGCTGCGGATTCAGCTGCGCGGGACGCGCGGCGGGGAGCGGCCACGGCTGCCCGGCGGACGGCGCCCCTATGTGCGAGCCGCCGTCACCTCCTGGCCGGCCGCTCCGGCGTACGACCCGGAGGGCGAGGTCCTGTCACTGGGCGACGGCAGGATCTCTCCGGTGCCGCCCGGGGCCTGGGAGTTCCGGGTGGGCGGTGCGCGAGTGCTGGAGCTGTGGTTCGCCGGCCGCGTCCCGGACCCCGCGGGCGCCGACGCCCCGGCCGGTCTGGAGGCGGTGGGCCCGGCCCGCTGGCCCCAGGAGTGGACGTCCGAACTCCTGGAGCTGATCACGGTGTTGGCGCTGCTCGCCGAACTGCTGCCTCAGCAGACCGAATTGCGGGCGGCGCTGACGGCGGGACCCGTGGTGTCCGAACGGGAGCTGCGCGCGGCGGGGGTGCTGCCGGTACCGGCGGCGGCCCGCCGGCCCGCCTCGGTGCTCGGCCGACGGGAGGAAGGGCCGGACGGACAGTTCGCCCTGCTCTGA
- a CDS encoding GntR family transcriptional regulator, producing MTAFAPDSLVLNRKLPLWYQVSQSLRASILGRTRDASLRLPTEEQLAAHYGVSVLTMRQALKELENEGLISRHRRRGTFIEPRARRVSPVRLMGSIDAVVAQQSGERTTVLGHGPVTVPGDLAEYFPDCTEAVGFRRLRRDEESGEPTNWAENTVRPEIAARIDVADLERWPMTKVLRDAVGVRIARITDTVESRLADPLTAELLQVPLLSPILYFTGVTYDEDGQVVDVARIRYRGDRFSFSVTVEAH from the coding sequence ATGACGGCCTTCGCCCCCGACTCGCTGGTCCTGAACCGCAAGCTTCCGCTGTGGTACCAGGTCTCGCAGTCCCTGCGCGCCTCCATACTGGGCCGCACCCGGGACGCCTCACTGCGGCTGCCGACCGAGGAACAGCTCGCGGCGCACTACGGGGTCAGCGTGCTGACGATGCGTCAGGCCCTCAAGGAGCTGGAGAACGAGGGCCTGATCAGCAGGCACCGGCGGCGCGGCACCTTCATCGAGCCGCGCGCCCGGCGCGTCTCGCCGGTCCGGCTGATGGGTTCGATCGACGCGGTCGTCGCGCAGCAGTCGGGCGAGCGGACCACCGTCCTCGGGCACGGTCCGGTCACGGTGCCCGGCGACCTCGCCGAGTACTTCCCGGACTGTACGGAGGCCGTCGGCTTCCGCCGGCTGCGCCGCGACGAGGAGAGCGGCGAACCCACCAACTGGGCGGAGAACACCGTCCGTCCGGAGATCGCGGCCCGGATCGACGTCGCCGACCTCGAACGCTGGCCGATGACGAAGGTGCTGCGCGACGCCGTGGGCGTGCGCATCGCCAGGATCACCGACACCGTCGAGTCCCGTCTCGCCGACCCGCTCACCGCCGAACTCCTCCAGGTGCCGCTGCTCAGCCCGATCCTGTACTTCACCGGGGTGACCTACGACGAGGACGGGCAGGTGGTGGACGTGGCACGAATCCGCTACCGGGGCGACCGGTTCTCCTTCTCGGTGACCGTGGAGGCCCACTGA
- a CDS encoding winged helix-turn-helix domain-containing protein, with product MAHTTRTDRTAPRLAALAALLADETRASFCLALLDGRVRTAGELARYAGVAPSTASEHLGKLVAGGVLAEERQGRLRCLRLADARIAQLVEDLGAHVLPADGEPSRAPRGLRAVSADNALARGRTCYDHLAGRIGIAITDAMTARGLLRRDTDSLVLTDEGIGWFAEAGIRLDRGARRPLVRSCLDWTERRPHLAGSAGAALCGHALDTGWCVRIGSGRAVRATPAGEDALRGLLGIEPATLR from the coding sequence ATGGCACACACGACACGCACGGACCGCACCGCTCCCCGGCTCGCCGCTCTGGCCGCGCTGCTCGCCGACGAGACCCGCGCCTCCTTCTGTCTGGCCCTGCTCGACGGGCGCGTCCGGACGGCGGGAGAGCTGGCCCGGTACGCGGGCGTGGCCCCGTCGACCGCCAGTGAGCACCTGGGCAAGCTGGTCGCGGGCGGTGTGCTCGCCGAGGAGCGGCAGGGCCGTCTGCGCTGTCTGCGGCTGGCCGACGCGCGGATCGCGCAGCTCGTCGAGGATCTCGGCGCCCATGTCCTGCCCGCCGACGGCGAGCCGTCGCGCGCGCCGCGCGGTCTGCGCGCGGTGAGCGCCGACAACGCGCTGGCCCGTGGCCGCACGTGTTACGACCATCTCGCGGGCCGCATCGGCATCGCGATCACCGACGCGATGACCGCGCGCGGCCTGCTGCGCCGGGACACCGACAGCCTCGTGCTCACCGATGAGGGGATCGGCTGGTTCGCCGAGGCGGGCATCCGGCTGGACCGGGGAGCCCGGCGCCCGCTCGTACGGAGCTGTCTCGACTGGACCGAACGCCGCCCGCACCTCGCGGGGTCGGCGGGGGCCGCGCTGTGCGGGCACGCGCTGGACACCGGCTGGTGCGTCCGGATCGGCTCGGGCCGCGCGGTGCGCGCGACGCCCGCCGGGGAGGACGCGCTGCGCGGCCTGCTCGGCATCGAACCGGCCACGCTTCGGTGA
- a CDS encoding MaoC family dehydratase, with amino-acid sequence MAEPRIFTSARELRDAVGERLGHSEWLEVDQKRIALFADATGDHQWIHVDPERAAAGPFGATIAHGYLTLSLLPVLVPQIMRVDGVRMGLNYGTEKVRFPSPVPVGSRLRATAELRKVAEAGGGVQVTVLVTVEREGGDRPVCVAESVSRYYF; translated from the coding sequence ATGGCAGAGCCGAGGATCTTCACCTCCGCGCGGGAGCTGCGGGACGCGGTGGGCGAGCGCTTGGGCCACAGCGAGTGGCTGGAGGTCGACCAGAAGCGGATCGCCCTCTTCGCCGATGCCACCGGGGACCACCAGTGGATTCACGTGGACCCGGAACGCGCGGCCGCGGGCCCGTTCGGCGCGACGATCGCGCACGGCTATCTGACGCTGTCGCTGCTGCCCGTCCTCGTACCGCAGATCATGCGGGTCGACGGGGTGCGGATGGGCCTCAACTACGGCACCGAGAAGGTCCGGTTCCCGTCCCCGGTGCCGGTGGGGTCACGGCTGCGCGCGACGGCCGAGCTGCGGAAGGTCGCGGAGGCGGGGGGCGGCGTGCAGGTCACGGTCCTCGTCACCGTCGAGCGCGAGGGCGGCGACAGACCGGTCTGCGTCGCCGAGTCGGTGTCCCGCTACTACTTCTGA